In Acidovorax sp. GBBC 1281, a single window of DNA contains:
- a CDS encoding FmdB family zinc ribbon protein has product MPIYAYKCGSCGHAKDVLQKMSDAPLTVCPACGAEAFSKQVTAAGFQLKGSGWYVTDFRGGNTGGASAKPDAAASDGAAPAAASGGDSAPKKEAAAPAPAPAPAASSSDTKKN; this is encoded by the coding sequence ATGCCTATCTATGCTTATAAATGCGGTTCCTGTGGCCACGCCAAGGATGTGCTGCAAAAAATGTCCGACGCGCCGCTCACGGTGTGCCCGGCCTGCGGGGCCGAGGCCTTCTCCAAGCAGGTGACCGCAGCCGGTTTCCAGCTCAAGGGCTCGGGCTGGTACGTGACCGATTTCCGCGGCGGCAATACCGGCGGCGCCAGCGCCAAGCCCGATGCGGCGGCCTCCGACGGTGCAGCGCCTGCCGCTGCGTCTGGCGGCGACAGTGCCCCCAAGAAGGAAGCGGCGGCTCCCGCGCCAGCCCCCGCGCCGGCCGCCAGCAGTTCCGACACCAAGAAGAACTGA
- a CDS encoding sodium:solute symporter family protein: MLLTLVIVYLLITIAIGLLAARRVKNSADFAIAGRHLPLYMIVTTTFATWFGSETVLGIPAKFIEGGLGNVVEDPFGAGFCLILVGLFFAARLYRMTLLTISDYYRERYGRAVEIVCSLIIMLSYLGWVSAQVTALGLVFNLLSGGAISIPVGMTIGVVSILAYTLFGGMWSVAVTDFIQMIILLGGLTIIAVFAGNMAGGADKVIELASSRDLFRFLPEPKLHDILFFIAAGITMMFGSIPQQDVFQRVMSANNIRAATRGPVIGGICYILFAFVPMFLVASALIIMPTETAELLKDDPQKVLPTLVLQKMPFIMQVFFFGALLSALKSTASATLLAPSVTFTENIWRQFRPNGTDSDRLRTMRISTLVFSALVLAYSIHMQGTSIYELVSGAYQVPLVGAFVPLVFGLYWKRATTQGAILAIIAGLSSWLLFLATPAGAVFPAQLAGVLAATAGMLIGSLAPQGLRNVRASHHPVAGAEQA; the protein is encoded by the coding sequence GTGCTGTTGACCCTGGTCATTGTCTATCTGCTGATCACCATCGCCATCGGCCTGCTCGCGGCACGGCGGGTGAAGAACTCGGCGGACTTCGCCATCGCCGGGCGGCACCTGCCGCTGTACATGATCGTGACGACCACGTTCGCCACGTGGTTCGGCTCCGAGACGGTGCTGGGCATTCCGGCCAAGTTCATCGAGGGCGGGCTGGGCAACGTGGTGGAAGACCCGTTCGGCGCGGGCTTCTGCCTGATCCTCGTGGGGCTGTTCTTCGCGGCGCGCCTGTACCGCATGACGCTGCTGACCATCAGCGACTACTACCGCGAGCGCTACGGCCGCGCGGTCGAGATCGTGTGCTCGCTCATCATCATGCTGAGCTACCTGGGCTGGGTGTCGGCACAGGTGACGGCGCTGGGCCTGGTGTTCAACCTGCTGTCCGGCGGTGCCATCAGCATTCCGGTGGGCATGACCATCGGGGTGGTCTCCATCCTGGCCTACACGCTGTTCGGCGGCATGTGGTCGGTGGCGGTGACGGACTTCATCCAGATGATCATCCTGTTGGGCGGGCTCACGATCATCGCGGTCTTCGCCGGCAACATGGCCGGCGGGGCGGACAAGGTGATCGAGCTGGCCAGTAGCCGCGACCTGTTCCGCTTCCTGCCCGAGCCCAAGCTGCACGACATTCTTTTCTTCATCGCGGCGGGCATCACGATGATGTTCGGCTCCATTCCGCAGCAGGACGTGTTCCAGCGCGTCATGTCGGCCAACAACATCCGGGCGGCCACGCGCGGCCCGGTGATCGGCGGCATCTGCTACATCCTGTTCGCCTTCGTGCCCATGTTCCTGGTGGCCAGCGCGCTCATCATCATGCCGACCGAAACGGCCGAACTGCTCAAGGACGACCCGCAGAAGGTGCTCCCCACCCTGGTGCTGCAAAAGATGCCGTTCATCATGCAGGTGTTCTTCTTTGGTGCGCTGCTGTCCGCCCTCAAGTCCACGGCCTCGGCCACGCTGCTGGCGCCCAGCGTCACGTTCACCGAGAACATCTGGCGCCAGTTCCGCCCGAACGGCACCGACAGCGACCGCCTGCGCACCATGCGCATCAGCACGCTGGTGTTCAGCGCCCTGGTGCTGGCCTATTCGATCCACATGCAGGGCACGTCGATCTACGAACTGGTGTCGGGTGCCTACCAGGTGCCGCTGGTGGGCGCCTTCGTGCCGCTGGTCTTCGGCCTGTACTGGAAGCGCGCGACGACCCAGGGCGCCATCCTGGCCATCATCGCGGGCCTGTCGTCGTGGCTGCTGTTCCTGGCCACGCCGGCCGGCGCCGTGTTCCCGGCCCAACTGGCGGGCGTGCTGGCCGCCACGGCGGGCATGCTGATCGGTTCGCTGGCGCCGCAGGGGCTGCGCAACGTGCGCGCTTCGCACCACCCGGTGGCAGGGGCGGAGCAGGCGTGA
- the aspS gene encoding aspartate--tRNA ligase, whose translation MAMRSHYCGLVTEALLGQTVTLAGWVNRRRDHGGVIFIDLRDREGYVQVVCDPDRAEMFKTAEGVRNEFCVQVKGLVRARPEGTTNDSLKSGKIEVLCHELNVLNPSVTPPFQIDEENLSETTRLTHRVLDLRRPYMQNNLMLRYRVSMEVRKFLDANGFVDIETPMLTKSTPEGARDYLVPSRVHDGQFFALPQSPQLFKQLLMVAGFDRYYQITKCFRDEDLRADRQPEFTQIDIETSFMEEQDIRDMFQGMIKTVFQNTLGVDLGEFPVMTYQDAAYRYGSDKPDLRVKLEFTELTEVMKDVDFKVFSGAANMKGGRVVALRVPGGARETGGLSRGEIDGYTEFVKIYGAKGLAYIKVNELAKGRDGLQSPIVKNIHDAAIAEILKRTGAQDGDLLFFGADKEKVVNDAIGALRIKIGHSEFGKKNGLFEDRWAPLWVVDFPMFEFDEDSQRYTAVHHPFTAPKDGHEDWMVTAPEKCISKGYDMVLNGWEMGGGSVRIHRADVQQKVFDALKITPEEAQQKFGFLLDALQYGAPPHGGLAFGLDRIVTLMTGAESIRDVIAFPKTQRAQCLLTQAPSPVDEKQLRELHIRLRNPDAVKAG comes from the coding sequence ATGGCCATGCGTTCCCACTACTGCGGTCTCGTCACCGAAGCCCTCCTGGGCCAAACCGTCACCCTCGCGGGCTGGGTGAACCGCCGCCGCGACCATGGCGGCGTGATCTTCATTGACCTGCGCGACCGCGAAGGCTACGTGCAGGTGGTGTGCGACCCCGACCGCGCCGAGATGTTCAAGACGGCCGAAGGCGTACGCAACGAGTTCTGCGTGCAGGTCAAGGGCCTGGTGCGCGCGCGCCCCGAGGGCACGACCAACGACAGCCTCAAGAGCGGCAAGATCGAGGTGCTGTGCCATGAGCTGAACGTGCTCAACCCGTCGGTCACGCCCCCCTTCCAGATCGACGAGGAGAACCTGTCGGAAACCACGCGCCTCACGCACCGCGTGCTGGACCTGCGCCGCCCGTACATGCAGAACAACCTGATGCTGCGCTACCGCGTGTCGATGGAGGTGCGCAAGTTCCTCGACGCCAACGGTTTCGTGGACATCGAAACCCCCATGCTCACCAAGAGCACGCCCGAAGGCGCGCGCGACTACCTGGTGCCCAGCCGCGTGCACGACGGCCAGTTCTTCGCGCTGCCGCAGTCGCCCCAGCTGTTCAAACAGCTCTTGATGGTGGCCGGCTTCGACCGCTACTACCAGATCACCAAGTGCTTCCGCGACGAAGACCTGCGCGCCGACCGCCAGCCCGAGTTCACCCAGATCGATATCGAAACGTCGTTCATGGAAGAGCAGGACATCCGCGACATGTTCCAGGGCATGATCAAGACGGTGTTCCAGAACACGCTGGGCGTGGACCTGGGCGAATTCCCGGTCATGACGTACCAGGACGCGGCCTACCGCTACGGCTCCGACAAGCCCGACCTGCGCGTGAAGCTCGAATTCACCGAGCTGACCGAGGTGATGAAGGACGTGGACTTCAAGGTGTTCTCGGGCGCGGCCAACATGAAGGGCGGCCGCGTGGTGGCTTTGCGCGTGCCCGGCGGCGCGCGCGAGACCGGCGGCCTCTCGCGTGGCGAGATCGACGGCTACACCGAGTTCGTGAAGATCTACGGCGCCAAGGGCCTGGCCTACATCAAGGTCAACGAGCTGGCCAAGGGGCGCGACGGCCTGCAGTCGCCCATCGTCAAGAACATCCATGACGCGGCCATCGCCGAAATCCTGAAGCGCACCGGCGCACAGGACGGCGACCTGCTGTTCTTCGGCGCCGACAAGGAAAAGGTCGTCAACGACGCCATCGGCGCGCTGCGCATCAAGATCGGCCACAGCGAGTTCGGCAAGAAGAACGGCCTGTTCGAGGACCGCTGGGCGCCGCTGTGGGTGGTGGACTTCCCGATGTTCGAGTTCGACGAGGATTCGCAGCGCTACACCGCCGTGCACCACCCCTTCACCGCGCCCAAGGACGGCCACGAGGACTGGATGGTCACCGCGCCCGAAAAGTGCATCTCCAAGGGCTACGACATGGTGCTCAACGGCTGGGAGATGGGCGGCGGCTCCGTCCGTATCCACCGCGCCGACGTGCAGCAGAAGGTGTTCGACGCCCTCAAGATCACGCCCGAGGAAGCGCAGCAGAAGTTCGGCTTTCTGCTGGACGCCCTGCAGTACGGCGCGCCACCGCACGGCGGCCTGGCCTTCGGCCTGGACCGCATCGTCACGCTGATGACGGGTGCCGAGTCGATTCGCGACGTGATCGCCTTCCCCAAGACGCAGCGCGCGCAGTGCCTGCTGACGCAGGCGCCGAGCCCGGTGGACGAAAAGCAGCTGCGCGAGCTGCACATCCGCCTGCGCAACCCCGACGCGGTCAAGGCGGGCTGA
- a CDS encoding DUF502 domain-containing protein, whose translation MSALRKWLFTGLLVIVPGVITAWVLNWIVSTLDQTLQILPGSWQPDKLLGFHIPGFGVLLTLGILLAVGALTSNFAGRKLVEWGDALVSRIPVVRSIYSSVKQVSDTLFSEGGNAFRTAVLVQWPREGVWTVAFITGTPSGEVAAYLRDEYVSVYVPTTPNPTGGYFVILRKSDCIELEMSVDAALKYIVSMGVVAPPDLTPPDSR comes from the coding sequence ATGTCCGCTTTGCGCAAATGGCTGTTCACCGGCCTTCTGGTCATCGTTCCCGGCGTCATCACGGCCTGGGTGCTGAACTGGATCGTGAGCACGCTCGACCAGACCCTGCAGATCCTGCCCGGCTCCTGGCAGCCCGACAAGCTGCTGGGCTTTCACATTCCCGGCTTCGGGGTGCTGCTCACTCTGGGCATCCTGCTCGCGGTAGGCGCGCTCACCAGCAACTTCGCGGGGCGCAAGCTGGTGGAGTGGGGTGATGCCCTGGTGAGCCGCATCCCGGTGGTGCGCTCGATCTACTCCAGCGTCAAGCAGGTGTCGGACACGCTCTTTTCCGAGGGCGGCAACGCCTTTCGCACCGCCGTGCTGGTGCAGTGGCCGCGCGAGGGCGTGTGGACGGTGGCGTTCATCACCGGCACGCCGAGCGGCGAAGTGGCGGCCTACCTGCGCGATGAATACGTGAGCGTCTATGTTCCCACCACCCCCAACCCGACGGGCGGCTACTTCGTGATCCTGCGCAAGAGCGATTGCATCGAACTCGAAATGAGCGTCGATGCGGCACTCAAGTACATCGTCTCCATGGGGGTGGTCGCACCCCCGGATCTCACGCCGCCCGATTCCCGATAA
- a CDS encoding Tim44 domain-containing protein, which yields MMKLWSVALVAMLLVVHADADARRMGGGKSVGKQSSNVTQREAASPPPAAPGAPAQNVNSAAAAKPAAAPAAAPAAAAKKPWGAMLGGLAAGLGLAWLAHSLGLGAGFGQFLLIALLALGAFAVFRMFMRSRKPAEGGGAGNSPFAFQGAGGGAASPAEAQMPRQYSPQNVGNDASARPFERSSMAFDASRQSGGGSGVVIGSALAGSQNWGVPEGFDTEGFLTAAKRNFITLQGAWDRSDIAALRSMMTDSMVEEIRTQLSERESLRGASQPNHTDVVMLEAQLLGIEDLGDGYMASVEFSGMIREELSAGPSPFREVWNMTKPKSGGSGWLVAGVQALQ from the coding sequence ATGATGAAACTGTGGTCCGTGGCGCTGGTCGCCATGTTGTTGGTGGTGCATGCCGATGCGGATGCGCGCCGCATGGGCGGCGGCAAGTCCGTTGGCAAGCAGTCGAGCAACGTGACGCAGCGCGAGGCGGCTTCGCCTCCACCCGCCGCGCCCGGCGCACCGGCGCAGAACGTCAACAGCGCGGCGGCCGCCAAGCCCGCCGCCGCACCGGCAGCCGCTCCCGCGGCGGCCGCCAAGAAGCCCTGGGGCGCGATGCTCGGCGGCCTGGCCGCAGGCCTGGGCCTGGCCTGGCTGGCCCACTCGCTCGGCCTGGGCGCGGGCTTCGGCCAGTTCCTGCTGATCGCGCTGCTGGCGCTGGGGGCCTTCGCCGTGTTCCGCATGTTCATGCGGTCGCGCAAGCCCGCCGAAGGTGGTGGCGCGGGCAATTCGCCCTTCGCATTCCAGGGCGCCGGCGGCGGTGCCGCTTCGCCGGCCGAGGCGCAGATGCCCCGCCAGTACAGCCCGCAGAACGTGGGCAACGATGCCTCCGCGCGGCCCTTCGAGCGCAGCAGCATGGCCTTCGACGCCTCGCGCCAGAGCGGTGGCGGCTCCGGCGTGGTGATCGGCTCGGCACTGGCCGGCTCGCAGAACTGGGGCGTGCCAGAGGGCTTCGACACCGAAGGCTTCCTGACCGCGGCCAAGCGCAACTTCATCACGCTGCAAGGCGCCTGGGACCGCTCGGACATCGCCGCGCTGCGCTCGATGATGACGGACAGCATGGTGGAGGAGATACGCACCCAGCTGAGCGAGCGCGAGTCGCTGCGCGGCGCCAGCCAGCCCAACCACACCGACGTGGTCATGCTGGAGGCACAGCTGCTGGGCATCGAGGACCTGGGCGATGGCTACATGGCCAGCGTGGAGTTCTCCGGCATGATCCGCGAGGAGCTCTCGGCCGGCCCGAGCCCGTTCCGCGAGGTGTGGAACATGACCAAGCCCAAGAGCGGCGGCAGCGGCTGGCTGGTGGCCGGGGTGCAGGCCCTGCAGTAA
- the ubiB gene encoding ubiquinone biosynthesis regulatory protein kinase UbiB has product MSRFFRGITIVWVVLRYGLDELVLTSFQKPWLRLVARIVSIGRNLDAPRGQRLREALERLGPIFVKFGQVLSTRRDLMPPDIADELAHLQDRVPPFDPDVAVATIERAFRRPLAEVFVSFDRVPIASASIAQVHFAVVRDRKGVEREVAVKVLRPGMLPVIENDLGLMRLMAGWVESLSADGKRLKPRQVVAEFDNYLHDELDLVREAANAAQLRRNMQGLELVLIPEILWDFCHAEVLVMERMKGVPINQIERLRAAGVDIPKLARDGVTIFFTQVFRDGFFHADMHPGNIQVSLEPETFGRYISLDFGIVGTLTEFDKEYLAQNFTAFFRRDYKRVAELHIESGWVPAHTRVNELEAAIRTVCEPYFDRPLKEISLGMVLMRLFQTSRRFHVEIQPQLVLLQKTLLNIEGLGRQLDPDLDLWSTAKPFLEKWMLDQMGPQRLWRELRAEAPRFAKMLPELPRLLHGYLRERPHDHRRELLELLAAQKRTNRLLQSLIYGGMGFVLGLLAMQLLIRVRLF; this is encoded by the coding sequence ATGAGTCGTTTCTTTCGCGGCATCACCATCGTCTGGGTGGTGCTGCGCTACGGGCTGGACGAGCTGGTCCTGACGAGCTTCCAGAAGCCCTGGCTGCGCCTGGTGGCGCGCATCGTGTCGATCGGCCGCAATCTGGACGCCCCGCGCGGACAGCGCCTGCGCGAGGCGCTGGAGCGGCTGGGCCCGATCTTCGTGAAGTTCGGCCAGGTGCTCTCCACCCGGCGCGACCTGATGCCGCCCGACATCGCCGACGAGCTGGCGCACCTGCAGGACCGTGTGCCGCCCTTCGATCCCGATGTGGCGGTGGCCACCATCGAGCGCGCTTTCCGCCGCCCGCTGGCCGAGGTGTTCGTGTCCTTCGACCGGGTGCCGATCGCCAGCGCGTCCATCGCCCAGGTGCACTTCGCGGTCGTGCGCGACCGCAAAGGCGTGGAGCGCGAGGTGGCCGTCAAGGTGCTGCGCCCGGGCATGCTGCCCGTGATCGAGAACGACCTGGGCCTCATGCGCCTGATGGCCGGGTGGGTGGAGAGCCTGTCGGCCGACGGCAAGCGGCTCAAGCCCCGCCAGGTGGTGGCCGAGTTCGACAACTACCTGCACGACGAGCTGGACCTGGTGCGCGAGGCCGCCAATGCCGCGCAGCTGCGCCGCAACATGCAGGGGCTCGAACTGGTGCTGATCCCCGAGATCCTCTGGGATTTCTGCCATGCCGAGGTGCTGGTGATGGAGCGCATGAAGGGCGTGCCCATCAACCAGATCGAACGCCTTCGGGCCGCGGGGGTGGACATCCCCAAGCTGGCGCGCGACGGGGTCACGATCTTCTTCACCCAGGTGTTTCGCGACGGCTTCTTCCACGCCGACATGCACCCGGGCAACATCCAGGTGAGCCTGGAGCCGGAGACCTTCGGGCGCTACATCTCGCTGGACTTCGGCATCGTCGGCACGCTGACCGAGTTCGACAAGGAATACCTCGCGCAGAACTTCACGGCGTTCTTTCGCCGCGACTACAAGCGCGTGGCGGAGCTGCACATCGAAAGCGGCTGGGTGCCGGCCCACACGCGCGTGAACGAGCTGGAAGCGGCCATCCGCACCGTGTGCGAGCCGTACTTCGACCGCCCGCTCAAGGAAATCTCGCTCGGCATGGTGCTCATGCGGCTGTTCCAGACCTCTCGGCGCTTCCATGTGGAGATCCAGCCGCAGCTGGTGCTGCTGCAAAAGACGCTGCTCAACATCGAGGGCCTGGGGCGCCAGCTCGACCCCGACCTGGACCTGTGGAGCACCGCCAAGCCGTTCCTCGAAAAGTGGATGCTCGACCAGATGGGGCCGCAGCGCCTGTGGCGCGAACTGCGCGCCGAGGCGCCGCGCTTCGCCAAGATGCTGCCCGAGCTGCCGCGCCTGCTGCACGGCTACCTGCGCGAGCGGCCGCACGACCACCGGCGCGAACTGCTGGAACTGCTGGCCGCGCAAAAACGCACCAACCGCCTTCTGCAGAGCCTGATCTACGGTGGCATGGGATTTGTATTGGGGCTGCTGGCGATGCAGCTGCTGATCCGCGTGCGGCTCTTCTAG